A window from Topomyia yanbarensis strain Yona2022 unplaced genomic scaffold, ASM3024719v1 HiC_scaffold_4, whole genome shotgun sequence encodes these proteins:
- the LOC131695448 gene encoding uncharacterized protein LOC131695448 yields the protein MVWTRPTNSAFPSVWHTFRAKDVDSDQLITYRVQDLTEDRFEDMVQHFLDNFIEEEPICVSKGVAKDATAREAAIKLWRKVLREKMTLVCYKEGSDEIIGANIVTVKTSDEVYTIDILKSAEQGDVRVIVEYVTKQFDALEHYGVDHRMVAYGLTVDRRYRGRGIATEILKARVPMCKALGIKLAAHPFSALGSQKAASNAGYRTDYEITYDDLAKLGPKYTLLNIPSKSIKLMSLFIE from the exons ATGGTTTGGACAAGACCAACGAATTCGGCCTTTCCCTCCGTTTGGCATACCTTTAGGGCAAAGGATGTTGACAGTGACCAATTGATTACATACCGCGTTCAGGATCTAACCGAGGATCGCTTCGAGGATATGGTGCAGCACTTTCTGGACAACTTCATTGAGGAAGAACCGATCTGCGTGAGTAAGGGAGTTGCCAAGGATGCTACCGCTCGAGAGGCAGCCATTAAACTATGGAGAAAGGTTTTGAGGGAAAAGATGACTCTTGTTTGCTACAAGGAAGGATCGGATGAAATCATTGGAGCTAATATCGTCACCGTGAAGACCTCGGACGAAGTTTACACtattgatatt TTAAAAAGTGCCGAACAGGGTGATGTTCGGGTAATCGTCGAGTATGTAACGAAACAGTTTGATGCTCTCGAGCATTACGGCGTAGATCATCGCATGGTCGCGTACGGTTTAACCGTCGATAGGCGCTACCGGGGCCGTGGGATTGCAACGGAGATCCTGAAGGCTCGTGTTCCAATGTGTAAGGCACTCGGTATAAAACTGGCGGCGCATCCGTTTTCCGCACTCGGATCACAGAAGGCGGCGAGCAACGCGGGATACAGAACAGACTATGAGATAAC cTATGACGATCTTGCCAAATTGGGACCGAAGTATACGCTGTTGAACATTCCGTCGAAAAGTATAAAACTGATGAGTTTATTCATCGAATAG